From a single Notolabrus celidotus isolate fNotCel1 chromosome 7, fNotCel1.pri, whole genome shotgun sequence genomic region:
- the si:dkey-237i9.1 gene encoding SEC14-like protein 1, whose amino-acid sequence MVQKYQSPVRVYKHPFELVMAAYERRFPTCHLIPMFVASDVVNEETSEDGSTLKVERRCALDVDAPRLLKRIAGVDYVYFIQQNTLNRKERTLHIESHNETFSNRVIIHETCCYSVHPENEDWTCFEQTASLDIKSFFGFESTVEKIAMKQYASSIKKGKEIIEFYLKELEDEGITHVPRWTPSSLPLPLPRPTSLCTSPPILPKLAITPCVSIPLPADARDGTSPDTKQDGSAPQTDSQSEVLAGTPDDKLDADYIKRYLGDLTPLQESCLIRLRKWLQETHKGKIPKDEHILRFLRARDFNMDRAREILCQSLTWRKQHQVDYLLETWSSPQVLQDYYTGGWHHHDRDGRPLYVLRLGQMDTKGLVRALGEESLLRHVLSINEEGLRRCEENTKVFGRPISCWTCLVDLEGLNMRHLWRPGVKALLRIIEVVEANYPETLGRLLILRAPRVFPVLWTLVSPFIDENTRKKFLIYAGNDYQGPGGLVDYIDKEIIPDFLGGECMCEVPEGGLVPKSMYRTAEELENEDVRLWTETIYQSASVFKGAPHELLIEIIDASSVITWDFDICKGDVVFNIYHSKRAPQLPRKDPTGAHGITSPGGNNVQLIDKSWTLGQDYSMVESPLTCKEGESVQGSHITRWPGFYILQWKFHNMPACSATNLPRVDDVLATLQVSSHKCKVMYYTEVLGSEDFRGSMTSLESSHSGFSQLSAATTSSSQSQSSSMISR is encoded by the exons TGCTGGTGTGGACTATGTCTACTTCATCCAGCAGAACACGCTGAACAGGAAGGAGAGGACACTTCACATCGAGTCCCATAATGAGACCTTCTCCAACAGGGTCATCATCCATGAGACCTGCTGCTATTCG GTTCACCCGGAGAATGAGGACTGGACGTGCTTTGAGCAAACCGCTAGCCTGGACATCAAGTCTTTCTTTGGATTTGAGAGCACTGTGGAAAAGATTGCTATGAAGCAGTATGCCAGCAGTAtcaaaaag GGAAAAGAAATCATTGAGTTCTACCTGAAGGAGCTGGAAGACGAAGGCATCACCCATGTGCCGCGCTGgactccctcctccctccctctgcctctcccaAGGCCAACCAGCCTCTGTACAAGCCCACCTATCCTGCCCAAACTTGCGATCACACCCTGTGTTTCTATCCCACTGCCTGCTGACGCTAGGGACGGCACCTCTCCGGACACCAAGCAGGATGGCAGCGCCCCTCAAacagacagccaatcagaggtcCTGGCTGGTACACCAGACG ATAAGTTGGATGCAGACTATATCAAACGTTACCTAGGTGACCTGACCCCCCTGCAGGAGAGCTGTCTGATCAGACTTCGCAAATGGTTGCAGGAGACGCACAAAGGAAAG ATCCCTAAGGACGAGCACATCCTGCGTTTCCTGCGTGCCAGAGACTTTAACATGGACCGAGCGAGAGAGATCCTTTGCCAGTCGCTGACCTGGAGGAAGCAGCACCAGGTGGACTACCTGCTGGAGACCTGGAGCTCACCACAGGTCCTTCAGGACTACTACACTGGAGGCTGGCACCACCACGATAGAG ATGGCCGTCCTTTGTACGTCCTGAGGTTGGGCCAGATGGACACGAAGGGACTGGTCCGCGCTCTCGGAGAAGAGTCTCTGCTCAGACAC GTGCTGTCCATCAACGAGGAGGGCCTGAGGCGCTGTGAGGAGAACACCAAGGTGTTTGGTCGACCCATCAG TTGCTGGACATGCCTGGTGGATCTGGAGGGGCTAAACATGCGTCACCTGTGGCGACCCGGTGTCAAAGCACTGTTGAGGATCATTGAGGTTGTGGAAGCAAACTACCCAGAGACTCTGGGACGGCTTCTCATCCTGAGAGCTCCACGAGTGTTCCCCGTCCTCTGGACACTG GTGAGTCCATTCATTGATGAAAACACCCGGAAGAAGTTCCTCATCTATGCAGGCAATGATTACCAGGGCCCTGGAGGACTGGTGGACTATATAGACAAGGAGATCATCCCGGACTTCCTTGGTGGAGAGTGCATG tgtgaGGTACCAGAAGGAGGCCTGGTTCCTAAGTCGATGTACCGCACAGCAGAGGAGCTTGAGAATGAAGATGTACGCCTGTGGACTGAGACGATCTACCAGAGCGCCAGTGTCTTCAAGGGAGCTCCACATGAG CTTCTGATTGAGATAATTGACGCCTCCTCAGTCATCACCTGGGACTTCGACATATGCAAAGGCGACGTGGTTTTCAACATCTACCACTCAAAGCGGGCCCCTCAGCTTCCACGCAAAGACCCCACGGGAGCTCACGGTATCACATCCCCAGGAGGCAACAATGTGCAGCTCATTGATAAGTCTTGGACACTGGGGCAGGATTACAGCATGGTGGAGTCCCCGCTCACCTGCAAGGAGGGCGAGAGTGTGCAG GGCTCGCACATCACCAGGTGGCCAGGTTTCTACATCCTTCAGTGGAAGTTCCACAACATGCCAGCCTGCTCGGCCACCAACTTGCCCCGAGTGGATGATGTGCTGGCCACCCTGCAGGTCTCCTCCCACAAGTGTAAAGTCATGTACTACACTGAGGTCTTGGGCTCTGAGGACTTCAG GGGTTCCATGACCAGCCTGGAGTCGAGCCACAGCGGCTTCTCTCAGCTCAGCGCTGCCACCACCTCCTCCAGCCAATCGCAGTCCAGCTCCATGATCTCGAGGTAG